A stretch of Sulfitobacter sp. THAF37 DNA encodes these proteins:
- a CDS encoding SDR family NAD(P)-dependent oxidoreductase produces MTLQDWSGQGTIVTGGASGLGAATAQRLAQAGLRVTLFDLNAQEGEAHADRIGGAFSRVDVSDPASVAAGIAAAEAAFGVPRVLVNCAGIGGAAKTVSRGAAHDPALFQKTLMVNLMGSFNCASQVAARMVAADPVDEDGARGVIVNTASVAAFDGQIGQVAYAASKGGIVGMTLPMARDLADKGIRVCTVAPGLFLTPLLDELPQEVQTALGAQVPFPSRLGDPQEYAEMVNHITGNKMLNGEVIRLDGGIRMAPR; encoded by the coding sequence ATGACCCTGCAGGACTGGAGCGGTCAGGGGACCATCGTCACGGGCGGGGCGTCCGGCCTCGGGGCTGCCACGGCGCAGCGGCTGGCGCAGGCCGGGCTGCGGGTGACGCTCTTTGATCTGAACGCGCAAGAGGGCGAAGCCCATGCCGACCGGATCGGCGGCGCGTTCAGCCGGGTGGATGTGTCCGACCCGGCCTCCGTGGCCGCGGGCATCGCGGCGGCAGAGGCGGCCTTTGGCGTGCCACGCGTGCTGGTGAATTGCGCAGGCATCGGCGGCGCGGCCAAGACCGTGTCGCGCGGGGCGGCACATGATCCGGCGCTGTTCCAGAAAACCCTCATGGTGAACCTGATGGGCAGCTTTAACTGCGCCTCGCAGGTGGCGGCGCGCATGGTTGCCGCGGACCCCGTGGACGAGGACGGCGCGCGCGGCGTGATCGTGAACACCGCTTCGGTCGCGGCCTTCGACGGGCAGATCGGGCAGGTGGCCTATGCCGCGTCCAAGGGCGGCATCGTGGGCATGACCCTGCCCATGGCCCGCGATCTGGCCGACAAGGGCATTCGCGTCTGCACGGTGGCACCGGGCCTGTTCCTGACACCGCTTCTGGATGAACTCCCGCAGGAGGTGCAGACCGCGCTGGGGGCGCAGGTGCCGTTCCCCTCGCGCCTGGGCGACCCGCAGGAATACGCCGAGATGGTCAATCACATCACGGGGAACAAGATGCTCAACGGCGAGGTGATCCGCCTGGACGGCGGTATCCGCATGGCCCCCCGGTAA
- a CDS encoding DUF3237 domain-containing protein: protein MMLPEPGLEHACDLTVELDPIREMGPGRAGQRRIIPIVGGTVAGPLLQGRLLNLGADWQTIFADGLAELDTRYAMETHDGATIEIVNYGLRHGPPEVLEAIMRGEEVSADSYYMRTHARLETGDPRYAWVNRTLFLGVGARHLQQVQVRLYAIR from the coding sequence ATGATGCTGCCGGAACCCGGACTGGAACATGCCTGCGACCTGACGGTCGAGCTGGACCCGATCCGCGAGATGGGCCCGGGCCGCGCGGGACAGCGGCGCATCATCCCCATCGTGGGCGGCACCGTGGCAGGGCCGCTGTTGCAGGGCAGGTTGCTGAACCTGGGGGCCGACTGGCAGACCATATTCGCCGATGGTCTGGCAGAACTCGATACCCGCTACGCGATGGAAACCCATGACGGCGCCACCATCGAGATCGTCAACTACGGTCTGCGGCACGGCCCGCCGGAAGTGCTTGAGGCGATCATGCGGGGCGAAGAGGTGTCAGCCGACAGCTACTACATGCGCACCCATGCACGGCTGGAGACCGGCGATCCGCGCTATGCCTGGGTGAACCGGACGTTGTTCCTGGGCGTGGGCGCGCGGCACCTGCAACAGGTGCAGGTGCGGCTCTACGCGATCCGTTAG
- a CDS encoding IS1 family transposase, whose product MRKLDTKSRALILRLLVEGNSIRATARIADVSKNTVTKLLEDAGKACAAYHDANVRGVEASHVQADEIWAFCYAKERNVKDAKAAPADAGDIWTWTAMDRDSKLMISYTVGDRSQATAREFMFDLAGRLAGRIQLTTDGHGGYLKAVTDAFSGDVDYAMLIKQYGDPTGQKGHERKYSPAECTGAKKEAIFGKPDMDQVGTSHIERQNLTMRMGMRRFTRLTNAFSKKAENHAYAVALHFMHYNYCRIHKTLRITPAMAANLVASPWTVDEIVALVEKEEEAKPKTRGPYKKKAV is encoded by the coding sequence ATGAGAAAACTTGACACCAAATCCCGCGCCCTGATCCTCCGCCTTCTCGTGGAGGGCAACTCTATCCGCGCCACAGCACGCATTGCTGACGTGTCCAAGAACACCGTCACAAAGCTGCTTGAGGATGCTGGCAAGGCATGTGCGGCCTACCACGACGCAAACGTACGCGGCGTAGAGGCAAGCCATGTGCAGGCTGACGAGATATGGGCTTTCTGCTATGCTAAAGAACGCAATGTGAAGGACGCTAAAGCGGCACCTGCGGACGCTGGCGATATCTGGACGTGGACCGCGATGGATCGCGATAGCAAGTTGATGATCTCCTACACCGTGGGCGACCGTTCGCAGGCGACAGCGCGTGAGTTCATGTTCGATCTGGCGGGGCGTCTTGCTGGTCGCATCCAACTGACCACGGATGGCCACGGTGGCTACCTCAAGGCGGTTACAGATGCATTCTCCGGCGATGTAGACTACGCCATGCTGATCAAGCAGTACGGCGACCCCACAGGCCAGAAGGGCCACGAGCGCAAGTATTCGCCCGCCGAATGCACTGGTGCGAAGAAAGAGGCGATCTTTGGTAAGCCCGACATGGATCAGGTCGGCACCAGCCACATTGAGCGCCAGAACCTGACAATGCGGATGGGAATGCGCCGATTTACGCGCCTAACCAACGCTTTCAGCAAGAAGGCAGAAAACCACGCATACGCGGTTGCGCTACACTTCATGCACTACAACTATTGCCGTATCCACAAGACGCTGCGGATCACGCCAGCGATGGCCGCAAACCTTGTCGCATCGCCTTGGACCGTTGACGAAATTGTCGCACTGGTTGAAAAGGAAGAGGAAGCAAAGCCAAAGACGCGCGGTCCTTACAAAAAGAAAGCGGTTTGA
- a CDS encoding TRAP transporter large permease: MSNFELALWSFPVLLILVFLRAPIALAMIGVGVGGTYLVIGTPMMTLNQLKTLTYGTFSNYSFSIIPLFLLMGQFATLSGMSASLFKAAESFLGHRRGGVAMSAVGACAGFGAICGSSLATAATMGQVALPELRRYGYPGSLATGALAAGGTLGILIPPSVILVIYAILAEQNIEKLFVAALIPGILAAIGYMIAISIWVRVSPNSAAVRDRVPWSERMVALGKVWPVITIFIVVVGGIYAGIFTPTEAAAVGAAGTGLIALVSGQMSWDRLREAVLSTAGSTAMIFLIILGAGIYNNFLSLTQLPQSASTWVGEQGFSPWFVLSIVLLMYLVFGCVMDSLSMVLLTVPIIFPIMVVLDFGMSANDFGLWFGILVLIVVEVGLITPPVGMNLFIINSMAKQTPISETYKGALPFVLTDLVRVVILAAFPAVTLWLVWFIDSLG; encoded by the coding sequence ATGTCCAACTTTGAACTCGCCCTGTGGTCCTTTCCGGTTCTGCTGATCCTTGTGTTCCTGCGCGCCCCCATCGCGCTGGCGATGATCGGCGTCGGCGTCGGCGGCACCTATCTGGTCATCGGCACACCGATGATGACGCTGAACCAGCTGAAAACGCTGACATACGGGACGTTTTCAAACTACTCCTTCTCCATCATTCCGCTGTTCCTGCTGATGGGGCAGTTCGCGACCTTGTCCGGCATGTCCGCCTCGCTGTTCAAGGCGGCCGAAAGCTTTCTGGGGCATCGGCGCGGCGGCGTCGCGATGTCGGCCGTGGGGGCCTGCGCGGGTTTCGGCGCGATCTGCGGGTCGTCCCTGGCCACCGCCGCCACGATGGGCCAGGTCGCCCTGCCCGAGTTGCGCCGCTACGGCTATCCCGGTTCGCTGGCAACGGGCGCCCTGGCGGCGGGCGGGACGCTGGGCATCCTGATCCCGCCCTCGGTGATCCTGGTGATCTACGCCATCCTGGCCGAACAGAACATCGAAAAGCTGTTCGTCGCGGCCCTGATCCCCGGCATCCTGGCCGCCATCGGCTACATGATCGCCATTTCGATCTGGGTCCGGGTGTCGCCCAACTCTGCCGCCGTGCGCGACCGCGTACCGTGGAGCGAGCGCATGGTCGCCCTGGGCAAGGTCTGGCCGGTGATCACGATCTTCATCGTCGTGGTCGGCGGCATATACGCGGGCATCTTCACCCCGACCGAGGCTGCCGCCGTCGGGGCGGCGGGCACCGGGCTGATCGCCCTGGTATCGGGGCAGATGTCCTGGGACCGCCTGCGCGAGGCGGTGCTGTCCACGGCCGGATCGACCGCGATGATCTTTCTCATCATCCTGGGCGCGGGCATCTACAACAACTTCCTGTCGCTGACGCAGCTGCCGCAATCGGCCTCGACCTGGGTGGGCGAACAGGGATTCTCGCCCTGGTTCGTGCTCTCGATCGTGTTGCTGATGTACCTCGTCTTCGGCTGCGTGATGGATTCACTGTCGATGGTGCTGCTCACGGTGCCGATCATCTTTCCGATCATGGTGGTGCTGGATTTCGGGATGTCCGCCAACGACTTTGGCCTGTGGTTCGGCATCCTTGTGCTGATCGTGGTCGAAGTGGGGCTGATCACGCCACCGGTGGGGATGAATCTGTTCATCATCAACTCGATGGCAAAGCAGACCCCCATTTCGGAGACCTACAAGGGCGCCCTCCCCTTTGTCCTCACCGATCTGGTCCGGGTCGTTATCCTGGCCGCCTTTCCGGCGGTGACGCTCTGGCTGGTCTGGTTCATCGACAGCCTTGGATGA
- a CDS encoding AAA family ATPase, which yields MRLLSLVKARLRIVRQGLALVVSRTEDDWRTLKFLAADLFTPSSPVTTTELFAGRSAQIDKLVEAVAERGRHAILFGEPGVGKTSIAKLLQYFVPRGLKSVQYVRKAVVSTDTFTSIWENVFRSIKFQAHRDGIYQEYNVADLYPDNITPSDVVRELNYFGESVIPIIVIDEFQQLKDDEAARLMSETVKAVSDEGTPATIVVVGVGDNVDELVRGHGSIIRCSEEVLMPRMKTEEIQLLLSQRVKQLGMSLEGDAKWKITGLSKGLPSFAHALGRASVYSAIERRSLKIAEVDIDNGILAAIESSQYTLKSAYEAATNSNQARATFRQLLTACALTKTDASGWFMPKDVEQPFSGIIGEKRTVEYFNGNLTDFASDKRGKILQQKGSVRNFRFRFSEPAMQPYVLMKGIQAEIIPQDAMNALSSPEQGELFAI from the coding sequence ATGCGACTACTATCCTTAGTAAAAGCCAGACTAAGGATAGTAAGGCAGGGATTAGCTCTAGTGGTTAGTAGAACAGAAGATGATTGGCGAACATTGAAATTCTTAGCTGCGGATCTTTTTACGCCATCAAGCCCCGTGACAACCACTGAGCTTTTCGCGGGGCGGTCGGCTCAGATAGATAAGCTGGTAGAGGCCGTGGCGGAGCGTGGGCGTCATGCGATTTTGTTTGGCGAACCCGGAGTAGGGAAAACGTCAATTGCTAAGCTATTGCAATACTTTGTTCCTAGGGGATTGAAGAGCGTGCAATACGTACGGAAAGCAGTTGTTAGTACTGACACTTTTACTTCAATCTGGGAGAATGTTTTTAGAAGCATTAAGTTTCAAGCGCACAGAGACGGCATTTATCAAGAGTACAACGTTGCGGACCTTTACCCCGACAACATAACACCCTCGGATGTTGTGAGGGAACTGAACTATTTTGGGGAGTCCGTGATTCCGATCATCGTTATTGATGAGTTCCAGCAACTTAAAGATGATGAAGCAGCTCGCCTTATGTCAGAGACTGTAAAGGCTGTTTCCGACGAAGGTACACCTGCGACCATTGTGGTTGTAGGAGTTGGAGATAACGTCGATGAACTGGTGCGAGGGCATGGCTCTATCATACGATGTTCCGAAGAAGTTTTGATGCCTCGTATGAAAACAGAGGAAATTCAGTTGCTGCTAAGTCAAAGAGTTAAGCAACTTGGTATGTCGCTTGAAGGGGATGCAAAATGGAAGATCACAGGGCTTTCGAAGGGACTGCCTTCTTTCGCCCATGCATTGGGGCGGGCTTCCGTTTATTCCGCAATTGAACGACGTAGTTTGAAAATAGCTGAGGTGGACATAGACAACGGCATATTGGCGGCGATTGAGAGTTCTCAATACACACTGAAAAGTGCCTATGAAGCGGCCACGAACAGTAACCAGGCTAGAGCTACGTTTCGCCAGCTTCTGACTGCATGTGCTTTAACTAAGACAGACGCAAGTGGCTGGTTTATGCCCAAAGATGTAGAACAGCCATTCAGCGGTATTATCGGAGAAAAACGGACGGTTGAGTACTTTAACGGCAATCTGACAGATTTTGCTTCCGATAAAAGGGGTAAGATTCTTCAACAAAAAGGATCAGTCAGGAATTTCCGATTTAGATTTTCCGAACCAGCAATGCAGCCCTATGTTCTCATGAAGGGGATTCAAGCTGAAATCATACCTCAAGATGCTATGAACGCTCTTTCGTCTCCTGAGCAGGGGGAGCTTTTTGCGATTTAG
- a CDS encoding feruloyl-CoA synthase — protein MNKQTGLNASDFWQPEFEYETRPDGTILMRQRGALGDFEATLADYFDTWADATPDSTWIARRHEGGDWRRISYGTARRQIRAIGASLLAMGLGPDRPLLILSENSLEHALLGMACAYVGIPYAPVSPAYALVSKDHGKLRDIAAALRPGALYADDGDAFAPAFSAIAEEGRQVIALRNPGAGAISFDDLLAGDPSGAGSARAALTDQTVVKYLFTSGSTGAPKAVINTNRMICASQAMIRDCYRFLTHQPPVVLDWAPWNHTAAGNKVFYMVTTNGGTYYIDDGRPVPGKFDQTLRNLRDVCCSWYFNVPVGYDMLVAELENDPALAENFFRDLGMMFYAGAGMAQLTWDRLRAAGRKATGREVLLATGLGATETSPFALACTHVQEKSGNIGVPALGLTLKLVPNGGKLEARLKGPTITPGYYGDPAKTAEAFDDEGFYCLGDALRPADPDDYAKGFFFDGRIAENFKLTTGTWVAVGAVRAGLVDALGGLVRDAVIVGEDRSELGALLLLSDKGAAMGNDALRAALDEKLTQVARSATGSAARVRRAVVLQDAPSFDRGEVTEKGSLNQRAMRAHNAALIDRLYADDPGEDVIRV, from the coding sequence ATGAACAAGCAGACCGGATTGAACGCTTCGGACTTCTGGCAGCCGGAGTTCGAGTACGAGACGCGGCCCGACGGCACGATCCTGATGCGTCAGCGCGGCGCGCTGGGCGACTTCGAGGCGACGCTGGCGGATTACTTTGACACATGGGCGGATGCCACGCCGGACAGCACATGGATTGCCCGCCGCCACGAAGGCGGCGACTGGCGGCGCATCTCCTACGGCACCGCACGGAGGCAGATCCGCGCCATCGGGGCGTCGCTGCTGGCGATGGGGCTGGGACCGGACAGGCCGCTGCTGATCCTGTCGGAGAACAGCCTGGAACATGCGCTGCTGGGCATGGCCTGCGCCTATGTCGGCATCCCCTATGCGCCGGTCTCACCCGCCTATGCGCTGGTGTCCAAAGACCACGGGAAACTGCGCGACATCGCCGCCGCGCTGCGTCCCGGCGCGCTTTATGCCGATGACGGCGATGCCTTTGCGCCCGCGTTCTCGGCCATCGCCGAAGAGGGGCGGCAGGTCATTGCCCTGCGCAATCCCGGTGCGGGGGCGATCAGCTTTGACGACCTGCTGGCAGGTGATCCGTCAGGGGCAGGCAGCGCGCGGGCCGCCTTGACCGATCAGACGGTGGTGAAATACCTGTTCACCTCCGGCTCCACCGGGGCGCCCAAGGCGGTGATCAACACCAACCGCATGATCTGCGCCAGCCAGGCGATGATCCGCGACTGCTATCGTTTCCTGACGCACCAGCCGCCGGTGGTGCTGGACTGGGCGCCGTGGAACCATACGGCTGCAGGCAACAAGGTGTTCTACATGGTGACGACCAATGGCGGCACCTATTACATCGACGATGGCCGCCCCGTACCGGGCAAGTTCGACCAGACCCTGCGCAATCTGCGCGATGTCTGCTGCAGCTGGTATTTCAATGTCCCCGTGGGCTACGACATGCTGGTGGCAGAGCTTGAGAATGACCCGGCCCTGGCCGAGAATTTCTTTCGCGACCTCGGCATGATGTTCTACGCGGGTGCCGGGATGGCGCAACTGACCTGGGACCGCCTGCGCGCCGCCGGACGCAAGGCGACGGGGCGCGAGGTGCTGCTGGCCACCGGGCTTGGGGCCACTGAAACCTCGCCCTTTGCACTGGCTTGCACCCATGTTCAGGAGAAATCCGGCAACATCGGCGTGCCGGCGCTGGGGCTGACCCTGAAACTGGTGCCCAACGGCGGCAAGCTGGAGGCGCGGCTGAAGGGGCCGACGATCACGCCCGGATACTATGGGGACCCCGCCAAGACGGCAGAGGCCTTTGACGACGAAGGGTTCTATTGCCTTGGCGACGCGCTGCGTCCTGCCGACCCGGACGATTATGCCAAGGGGTTCTTCTTTGACGGGCGGATCGCCGAGAATTTCAAGCTGACCACCGGCACCTGGGTCGCGGTCGGCGCGGTGCGGGCCGGTCTGGTCGATGCGCTGGGCGGCCTTGTCCGCGACGCGGTGATCGTTGGCGAAGACCGCAGCGAACTGGGGGCGCTGCTGCTGCTGTCGGACAAGGGGGCGGCGATGGGGAACGACGCGCTGCGCGCCGCCTTGGACGAAAAGCTGACCCAGGTTGCCAGATCCGCGACGGGGTCCGCCGCGCGGGTGCGCCGCGCGGTCGTCCTGCAGGATGCCCCCAGCTTTGACCGCGGTGAGGTCACTGAAAAGGGGTCGCTCAACCAGCGCGCGATGCGGGCGCATAACGCGGCTCTGATTGACCGTCTCTATGCCGATGATCCGGGCGAGGATGTGATCAGGGTCTGA
- a CDS encoding type II toxin-antitoxin system PemK/MazF family toxin, whose translation MPINFHPRAGQILMCDFKGFVEPEMVKVRPVMVISPKLPYRSEIAAIVPISLSAPRRDLPYVVKLSKNYHPKESDNLPCWAKCDLVMNIGLYRLEGFKIGRRQWATPQATPEDLHAVRSAVLHGLGVHNFGQ comes from the coding sequence TTGCCCATTAATTTCCATCCCCGCGCTGGTCAGATTCTAATGTGTGACTTCAAAGGGTTCGTAGAACCCGAAATGGTGAAAGTCAGACCGGTGATGGTGATTTCCCCGAAATTGCCCTATCGATCTGAGATCGCTGCCATTGTGCCTATCAGCCTGAGCGCGCCACGACGTGATCTCCCCTATGTGGTAAAGCTGTCCAAAAACTATCACCCAAAAGAGAGTGACAACCTCCCTTGCTGGGCTAAGTGCGACTTGGTCATGAATATCGGACTATATCGCCTTGAAGGCTTCAAGATTGGACGCCGCCAGTGGGCTACACCACAAGCCACTCCGGAGGATTTACACGCCGTTAGGAGTGCTGTGCTACACGGGTTGGGTGTTCACAATTTCGGGCAGTAG
- a CDS encoding MFS transporter, with the protein MSRKLIFPLYYAAILFQAGAYGLTFMLPRLFDSFGANEKVVGAMLLMTAIATVITVYFSGHLSDFLGRLRTLGMACIAISASLFLYGTVPGVGPGLAAASLLLGFGWGLTYSLGPIVMSRLVRADERVRYFTLLSVFVMAGFGSAPVIVSAMEDAGFAIRDAFVLNGALCLVSAALFFALDRPIKAQAVNARPEAPSRITLAAVAGVVRSPARLPVFMVFLGASIFAGLNNFQTVFADARGLDYAWFFMSYTLTAVVFRLVMARFTGGSNPYLTIALLQCLMCAGLALFVVSGDSLPLYVLVAVLFGLGYGVSYPVLVAMAADDADDDLGAQTLQLFALTYFIGIFGFPLVAGWMIVELGTTPLLIGITLLAMIEAALALRRGLARRSAARAEV; encoded by the coding sequence ATGTCCCGCAAACTGATCTTCCCGCTTTACTACGCCGCGATCCTGTTCCAGGCCGGGGCCTACGGGCTGACCTTCATGCTGCCCCGGCTTTTCGACAGCTTCGGTGCGAACGAGAAAGTCGTGGGCGCCATGCTGCTGATGACGGCCATCGCGACGGTGATCACGGTCTATTTCTCCGGGCACCTCTCGGATTTTCTGGGCCGCCTGCGCACGCTGGGCATGGCCTGTATCGCCATTTCCGCCTCCCTTTTCCTTTATGGCACCGTGCCGGGCGTGGGGCCGGGACTGGCGGCGGCAAGCCTGCTGCTGGGGTTCGGCTGGGGGCTGACCTATTCGCTGGGACCCATCGTCATGTCACGGCTGGTGCGGGCGGACGAACGGGTGCGCTATTTCACCCTGCTGTCGGTGTTTGTCATGGCCGGGTTCGGATCGGCCCCGGTGATCGTCTCGGCGATGGAGGATGCGGGCTTTGCCATCCGCGACGCCTTTGTGCTGAATGGCGCGCTTTGCCTCGTCAGCGCCGCGTTGTTCTTTGCGCTGGACCGTCCGATCAAGGCGCAGGCGGTCAACGCGCGCCCCGAAGCCCCTTCGCGCATCACGCTGGCCGCGGTCGCGGGGGTGGTCAGATCGCCCGCGCGGCTGCCGGTCTTCATGGTTTTTCTGGGCGCCAGCATCTTTGCCGGGCTGAACAACTTCCAGACCGTCTTTGCCGATGCGCGGGGCCTGGATTACGCCTGGTTCTTCATGAGCTACACGCTGACGGCGGTGGTGTTCCGGCTGGTGATGGCGCGGTTCACCGGCGGGTCGAACCCCTATTTGACCATCGCCCTGCTGCAATGCCTGATGTGCGCGGGGCTGGCGCTGTTCGTGGTCAGCGGCGACAGCCTGCCGCTGTATGTGCTTGTCGCGGTGCTGTTCGGACTGGGTTACGGGGTATCCTACCCTGTGCTGGTGGCGATGGCCGCCGACGATGCGGATGACGATCTGGGCGCGCAGACCCTGCAGCTGTTCGCGCTGACCTATTTCATCGGGATCTTCGGTTTTCCGCTTGTCGCGGGCTGGATGATCGTCGAGCTGGGCACGACGCCCCTGCTGATCGGGATCACCCTGCTGGCCATGATCGAGGCGGCGCTTGCCCTGCGCCGGGGTCTGGCGCGGCGCAGCGCGGCCCGCGCCGAGGTCTGA
- a CDS encoding thiamine pyrophosphate-dependent enzyme, protein MARHGGKLLVDSLVGLGATKSFGVPGESYLAVLDGMHDTDGKFDFVLCRNEGGAAFMAAAWGKLTGSPGICMVTRGPGATNASIGVHTAFQDSAPMILFVGQVGTDMRGREAFQEVDYRAYFGPLAKWAVEIDHVDRIPEILARAWTMATTGRPGPVVVALPEDMLTQASEAAPLTAPARIEEPAPTPAALEDALAMLAASERPLILTGGCNWTAEGRTALERFAEASDIPAIVAFRFQDRFNNHSPVYCGEAGVGMPAHVKALISQADTILAVNVRFGEMTTDAYTLLDVPHPRQKIIHVHASNDEIGKIYVPALGITAGPNAFAAALRPVEGGWADWRAQGRAAWEAGFDAPAQPSPVDMVQATAYLRDVLPEDAILTNGAGNFTVWPNKFYKYGPDARLLAPQSGAMGYGLPAAVAAKVAHPERTVVCFAGDGDFQMNCQELATAAQAGAQPIVLIVNNGIYGTIRAHQERNYPERVSGTTMVNPDFAALARSYGFYAERVETTADFNAAFDRALASKTGAVLDLNVSAEALTPRMTLSQMREAGLAAAKGRG, encoded by the coding sequence ATGGCACGACATGGCGGAAAATTACTGGTGGACAGCCTTGTGGGGCTGGGGGCCACGAAGAGCTTCGGCGTGCCGGGTGAAAGCTATCTCGCGGTGTTGGACGGGATGCACGACACCGACGGAAAATTCGATTTCGTCCTGTGCCGGAACGAGGGCGGCGCGGCCTTCATGGCCGCTGCCTGGGGCAAGCTTACGGGCAGCCCCGGCATCTGCATGGTCACGCGCGGGCCGGGGGCCACGAATGCGTCCATCGGGGTGCACACGGCGTTTCAGGACAGCGCCCCGATGATCCTTTTCGTGGGGCAGGTGGGCACCGACATGCGGGGCCGCGAAGCGTTTCAGGAGGTCGACTACCGCGCCTATTTCGGCCCGCTGGCGAAATGGGCGGTCGAGATCGACCATGTGGACCGCATCCCGGAAATCCTTGCACGGGCCTGGACCATGGCGACCACGGGGCGTCCCGGCCCGGTGGTTGTGGCCCTGCCGGAGGACATGTTGACTCAGGCGTCAGAGGCCGCGCCGCTGACAGCCCCCGCCCGGATCGAGGAACCCGCCCCCACCCCCGCGGCACTGGAGGACGCGCTGGCGATGCTCGCCGCGTCGGAGCGGCCGCTGATCCTGACCGGCGGTTGCAACTGGACCGCCGAAGGTCGCACGGCGCTGGAACGTTTTGCGGAAGCCTCCGACATACCGGCGATCGTGGCCTTCCGTTTTCAGGACCGGTTCAACAATCACTCGCCGGTTTACTGCGGCGAGGCCGGGGTGGGCATGCCCGCCCATGTGAAGGCCCTGATCTCGCAGGCAGACACGATCCTGGCGGTCAACGTCCGCTTCGGCGAGATGACGACCGATGCCTATACGCTGCTGGACGTGCCGCACCCCAGGCAGAAGATCATCCATGTCCACGCCTCGAACGATGAGATCGGCAAGATCTACGTTCCGGCTTTGGGCATCACCGCCGGGCCGAACGCCTTTGCCGCAGCACTTCGCCCGGTCGAAGGCGGCTGGGCTGACTGGCGCGCGCAGGGGCGCGCGGCCTGGGAGGCGGGGTTCGACGCGCCGGCGCAGCCATCGCCCGTCGACATGGTGCAGGCCACTGCCTACCTTCGCGATGTGCTGCCCGAGGACGCGATCCTGACCAACGGGGCGGGCAATTTCACCGTCTGGCCGAACAAGTTCTACAAGTACGGCCCCGACGCGCGGCTGCTGGCCCCGCAATCCGGCGCGATGGGCTACGGCCTGCCCGCGGCTGTCGCGGCCAAGGTGGCGCATCCGGAGCGTACCGTGGTCTGCTTTGCGGGGGACGGCGATTTCCAGATGAACTGTCAGGAACTGGCCACCGCCGCGCAGGCGGGCGCGCAGCCGATCGTGCTGATCGTGAACAACGGCATCTACGGGACGATCCGCGCCCATCAGGAGAGGAACTATCCCGAACGGGTGTCCGGCACGACCATGGTGAACCCCGATTTTGCCGCGTTGGCCCGCTCTTATGGCTTTTATGCCGAACGCGTGGAAACCACCGCGGACTTCAACGCCGCCTTCGACCGGGCGCTGGCATCAAAGACCGGCGCGGTGCTGGACCTGAACGTATCGGCCGAGGCGCTGACGCCGCGCATGACACTGTCGCAGATGCGCGAGGCGGGGCTTGCCGCTGCAAAAGGCCGGGGCTGA
- a CDS encoding MarR family winged helix-turn-helix transcriptional regulator gives MTPQQSASDHNSDDDDTHAISDLEQFVGYNLKRAYVILQADFRNALGQDSLAPRVFSALSLVVQFPHITQSKLARRLGIERSGLVAIVDQLEGLGYLSRDTVPGDRRVQALVPTDLGREAYADALATVRAHERALLADLTKEEQRTLISLLRRIRVKGEVS, from the coding sequence ATGACACCACAGCAAAGCGCCAGTGATCACAACAGCGATGATGACGACACACACGCGATTTCCGATCTGGAACAATTCGTCGGCTACAACCTCAAGCGGGCCTATGTCATCCTGCAGGCCGATTTCCGCAACGCTCTGGGTCAGGACTCTCTCGCGCCCCGTGTCTTTTCGGCCCTGTCGCTGGTGGTGCAGTTTCCGCATATCACCCAAAGCAAGCTGGCCCGCAGGCTGGGGATCGAACGCTCGGGCCTTGTCGCAATCGTCGATCAGCTTGAGGGGCTTGGCTACCTGTCGCGCGACACCGTGCCGGGCGACCGCCGGGTGCAGGCGCTGGTGCCGACGGACCTGGGCCGCGAGGCCTATGCCGATGCGCTCGCGACAGTGCGTGCCCATGAACGGGCGCTGCTGGCGGACCTGACAAAGGAAGAACAGCGCACATTGATCAGCCTTTTGCGCCGCATCCGTGTGAAGGGAGAGGTATCATGA